In one Opisthocomus hoazin isolate bOpiHoa1 unplaced genomic scaffold, bOpiHoa1.hap1 HAP1_SCAFFOLD_150, whole genome shotgun sequence genomic region, the following are encoded:
- the LOC142360121 gene encoding uncharacterized protein LOC142360121, translating into MALPLLARPASPARGLLWGGGAVALLLSAVARGPASPYEPPPAFALYAADAIALLRGHPGDTAGDTGDTPGHASAEDLQVHRDGDTEDPWGHGDAEDPWGQTDGRGDSGDRQRPLERHGDPWGRADAFGDPEDTWRHAGGHATAPANGHGDAGDAPAGPEGHGDPWGNVNGLGDHDDSWGPAGSPCPLSPVTLYPPPLLSPVSPSPQVSPDPSNPGPACPQVSPRAAGRTRVSPCPQLSPDTPNLPSQVAPRPPRCPLLSSAPLASKLSNSCPWVSPGSSSPCPQVSLSPLDPCPQPSSCPQVSPVSSNPSPQPSPCPQASPSSSNACPQVSPRSSNPSPQPSPCPQVSQTCSNACPQVSPVSSNPSPCPQASPSSSNACPQASPRSSNPSPCPQVSPSFPSPSPPLSPCLWTSPRSSNPCPQPSPCPQASPRSSNACPQASPRSSNPSPCPQASPSSSNACPQASPSSSNPSPPPSPAPQASPTPPAAHPPPCPYAQTPHDLLLLPNGAHPGVPVARAALTQGSPVLGAMLGGGFAEAHQAAVTLGCAPRRPLLLLLHFVHGCRGPPRDGCPLLSPPVSPASAGAAVALARRYLVDGFEGIMATAVTASPGALWALAERWGCAALAARATRAILRGQPHNVAPRLARVARLAQCPSRLARALMAAVAPRGAQPHLDMGEAWGGGDPLLRPPGDAGGVEEDLGDLEDDFGDPYEDLEDARAGLGDAADPFEDPSMDVGDPLGENGSLKRWKTPSGTSTGTLGRTLWTLRTRWTLVETPRSVFS; encoded by the exons aTGGCCCTGCCGCTGCTGGCCAG GCCGGCGTCCCCGGCgcgggggctgctgtgggggggcggcgcggtggccCTGCTGCTCTCGGCGGTGGCCCGGGGCCCCGCGTCCCCCTACGAGCCCCCCCCGGCCTTCGCCCTCTACGCGGCCGACGCCATCGCCCTGCTgcggggacaccccggggacacGGCGGGGGACACCGGGGACACGCCAGGACACGCCAGCGCCGAGGACCTGCAG GTGCACAGAGACGGGGACACCGAGGAcccgtggggacacggggacgccGAGGACCCGTGGGGACAGACGGACGGCCGTGGGGACAGCGGTGACCGGCAGAGACCCCTGGAGCGACACGGGGACCCGTGGGGACGCGCAGACGCCTTTGGGGACCCCGAGGACACCTGGAGACACGCGGGTGGCCACGCCACCGCTCCTGCAAACGGACACGGTGACGCTGGGGACGCGCCAGCGGGCCCTGAGGGACACGGGGACCCCTGGGGCAACGTGAATGGCCTTGGGGACCATGACGACTCGTGGGGACCCGCagggtccccgtgtcccctgtcccccgtgACCCTCTATCCCCCGCCCCtgctgtcccccgtgtccccctctCCCCAGGTATCTCCAGACCCATCCAACCCGGGCCCCGCCTGTCCCCAGGTGTCCCCGAGGGCTGCTGGACGTACCCGcgtgtccccttgtccccagctGTCTCCAGACACTCCCAACCTCCCTTCCCAGGTGGCCCCAAGACCCCCCAGATGTCCCCTGCTGTCCTCTGCTCCGCTGGCCTCAAAACTCTCCAACTCATGTCCCTGGGTGTCTCCAGGGTCCTCCAGCCCATGTCCCCAGGTGTCCCTAAGCCCGCTCGACCCCTGTCCCCAACCATCCTCAtgtccccaggtgtccccagtgtcctccaACCCATCTCCCCAACCATCCCCCTGTCCCCAAGCGTCCCCAAGCTCCTCCAATGCCTGTCCCCAGGTGTCTCCAAGGTCCTCCAACCCATCTCCCCAGCCATCCCCCTGTCCCCAAGTGTCCCAAACCTGCTCCAATGCctgtccccaggtgtccccagtgtcctccaACCCATCCCCCTGTCCCCAAGCCTCCCCAAGCTCCTCCAATGCCTGTCCCCAAGCGTCTCCAAGGTCCTCCAACCCATCCCCTtgtccccaggtgtccccaagcttccccagcccatctccaccaCTATCCCCGTGCCTCTGGACATCCCCAAGGTCCTCCAACCCGTGTCCCCAACCATCCCCCTGTCCCCAAGCCTCCCCACGCTCCTCCAACGCCTGTCCCCAAGCGTCTCCAAGGTCCTCCAACCCATCCCCCTGTCCCCAAGCGTCCCCAAGCTCCTCCAACGCCTGTCCCCAAGCGTCCccaagctcctccaacccatctcCACCACCATCTCCAGCCCCCCAAGCATCCCCAACCCCCCCAGCCGCGCATCCCCCACCCTGTCCCTATGCCCAGACCCCCCAcgacctccttctcctccccaacGGTGCCCACCCTGGGGTGCCGGTGGCCCGGGCGGCCCTGACCCAGGGGTCCCCTGTCCTGGGAGCCATGCTGGGAGGTGGCTTCGCTGAGGCCCACCAGGCAGCAGTGACCTTGGGCTGTGCCCCCCGCCGccctcttcttctcctcctccactttGTCCATGGCTGCCGTGGTCCCCCCAGGGACgggtgtcccctcctgtcccccccggtgtcccccgcCAGCGCCGGCGCCGCCGTTGCCTTGGCTCGCCGTTACCTGGTGGATGGCTTTGAGGGCATCATGGCCACCGCTGTCACTGCGTCCCCCGGTGCCCTCTGGGCCTTGGCCGAGCGCTGGGGCTGCGCCGCGTTGGCCGCCCGGGCCACCCGGGCCATTCTGAGGGGACAGCCCCACAACGTGGCCCCTCGCCTGGCGCGGGTGGCCCGGCTGGCCCAGTGTCCCTCTCGCCTGGCCCGGGCCTTGATGGCCGCCGTGGCACCCCGGGGAGCCCAGCCCCACCTCGACATGGGGGAGGCGTGGGGTGGGGGAGACCCCCTGCTGCGGCCCCCCGGAGACGCCGGCGGTGTGGAGGAGGACCTCGGGGACCTGGAGGATGACTTTGGAGACCCTTATGAGGACCTCGAGGACGCCCGGGCAGGTCTCGGCGACGCGGCAGACCCCTTTGAGGACCCCTCTATGGACGTTGGGGACCCCTTAGGTGAAAATG GGTCCTTGAAGAGATGGAAGACACCTTCAGGGACCTCCACAGGGACCTTAGGGAGGACTTTGTGGACTTTGAGGACACGGTGGACCTTAGTGGAGACCCCTCGATCGGTGTTCAGCTGA